In the genome of Sandaracinaceae bacterium, the window CCTGAAGGTGGAGGGCCTCCGCGCGTCGCTCTTCGGCGCGGGCAGCACCACGCAGGACGATCGCGAGGGGCTCTGGCTCTTCGACATCGAGCCGGACCGGGTGAGGGCGGCGCGCGGCGGCTGGGTCGGCGATCGCTACGCGCTCACCGGATCGCCCTTCGAGGTCAGGTGATCGACGCTTTCTTGGTCGATGTAGGATAGCGGTGCACAGTGTGGGCTCTCTAGGAGGTCCCATGCTGCAGCCCGCCACCGTGCTCCCTGGCTCTCGTCGCTCCCTTCGCCGGGCGGTTCGCCTCGACGCGGAGCTCGCCTCGACCAGCTGGGAGCGCGTGCGCCCGCACCGCGTCCTGGACCTGTCTCCCGAGGGCATGTGCGTGGCCGCGGGCACGCGCCTGCCGCTGGGCGAAGACCTCGTGGTGTCCTTCACGCCGCCGGGCTGGTGGCTCCATGGGGAGCTGTCGCTCTTCGCCAAGGTCGTGCGCAGCGTGCCCCGGCTCTCGGGTGAGCCGGCGAGCATGGGCCTGAGCTTCCTGGACATGCCGCACGGCGCGCAGGACGAGCTGGCGCGCTGCCTCCGCGGGCGGCCGCCGCCGCTCCCCAAGCGTCGCCACCCCACGCGCCGCGAGCTGGTCTGGGTCGATCTCCTGGTCACCTACGAGGAGGACCTGGGCGATCGCGTCAACACCGTCGAGTGGAGCGAGATGGTGGCGGCCGAGGAGATCGAGGCGGCGCTCGATCCCTCGCCGATCGGCGGGCTGCTCACCGGCGGCCGGCGGCCCTACCGCTGGAAGCACGCGGCCTGAGCCGAGCCGGCCTCAAGAGCCCGAGTCGTCATCCTGCAGATAGGCGATGGTCTTGACCATCGTGACGACGCGCTCGCGCTGATCGGCCGAGAGGGTCGTGAAGCGCACGCCCATGCCCGGGTTGAGGTTGTCGCCGCCTTGCTTGACGGGGTTGATCCAGACCACCTCGCCGTCGAGCTCCAGCGCGTCGGCGTCGCCGAGCCCGAAGCGCAGCTGGAGCGTCGTGCCCACCTCGGCCGGCTCGTCGGTGCGGATGAAGATCCCCATCTCGCTGATGTTGGTGATGTACGAGAAGAGGAAATGATCCTCGCTCGCCCAGTCCACGCTCAGCCGGGTGTCGAACCGCTCGTAGCTGCGGCGATTCGCCCCCCCGTCGGTGCCCTCGTCCACCATCGCGTCCTGCCTACCATCGACCCGGCCAGCGGGGAAGGGGGGGACCTCAACGAACCGGCAGGACGCCGGCGCGGGCGCGGTTCTCCTCGTCGGCGGGGCCACGCTTGACCTCGAGGCGTGACTCGCCGGCGTAGAAGCCCAGGTAGATCGTGAGATTGCCGCGCCGGTAGTTGGCGGGCACGGCGAGCTCCTGGCGATCGACGACGATGTCCCCGGGCTCCCAGAGCCGCACCGGGTAGCGGCCGTCGACCGGCACGTGATCGCCGTTGATGCGCATGCCGGGGCCGTCGATGTGCACGAACGGCTGGTAGCTGCCGGGCACGGGCGCGAGCACGCGGAAGTACCAGATGATGCTGAACGACTCGCCGGGGCCGACGTAGGTCTCGTGCGGCAGCTCGAGGTCGTAGCCGAGCAGCTCGATCCGGTCGTCGAAGCTCACCGAGATGGGGTGCTGGATGTCGGGGGGCTCGTCGCGGACGGCGTCGGCGAGGTAGTTCTGGTTCTCGACCCCCTCGACCGGCTGGTTGGTCGCGAGGATCATGCGGGCGCTGCGCGCGTCGGCGACGAAGACGTGCCGCTCGCTGCGCCGGCGGTAGTCCCGGTCGATCGAGGCCAGATCGTCGGCGCGGAACGCCACCCAGACCCGCTCGTCGCGTTGCAGGAACTGGATGAGCTCGGCCTGACTGTCGAGCTCCACGATCTCCCCGGACGCGTAGTACGCGGCCGCGCGCCCGCCGACCCGGAACTCACCGAGCGGCTCGCCCTCGGACGCGAGGCGGTTGTAGGTGTCGTAGACCTCGCGCGGGGAGAAGTGGCTGCTGAGCTGCGGCTGGAAGACCAGCGCCGCGTAGCCCCCGACCACCACCCCCGCGAGGATGCCCGGCACCAGTCGGTAGCTGCCCAGCTTCGCGAACAGGAACAGCAAGAACCGCATCCCGCCGACGGCGAGGCAGACGCCAGGCACGATGAAGACGAAGGCGCGCCCGACCCGGATGGCGAGCGTGGTCATCTGGAGGGCTCGCGCGATCGGCTCGGGGGCCACCCAGGCCGCGGCGCCGAAGCCGAAGATCGAGAGGGTCAGCAGCCCGATCAGGACGAGCCAGATGCGGTAGCCGATCCCGCGCTTCCACTGCGCCTCGAGGAGCGCGGCCGGCACGAAGAGGCGCCAGACCGTGCGCGCGTCATCCCGGAACGCCCGGTGCGGGCTCGAGGGATCGGCGGCGAGGCCGAGGCCGAGCAGGCCACCGAACGCGAGGAGGAACGCCGCCCACACGTACTTCGGGTTGAAGACCTCGGGGACCTCGATGCCCTCAACGGGCAGCCCCTCGATCGGTCCGACCGGGTAGGCGCGGAAGTCGCGCACGATGAGCCCGACGAAGAGGAAGGTCACGACCGCGGTGCCCCACCAGCCACGGCGCGTGCGCTCCACGTCGTGCAGCACCAGGGCGACCGCGCCCGCGGCGCCCACGAGCGGGAGGAAGGTCGCCGGGCCGAAGCGCGCCGCGAAGAGCGCCTGGGCGAGGAAGCCAAACGCGACCCAGGCCACGAGCCCGAGGCGGAGCGCGTTCTCTTCGGGGTGCGCCACGCGCGGCGCGTCCGGCGCGTCTCGATACGGGGCGAGGAGGCGGGGCTCGAGCGCCGAGGCCGGGGTCCCGCTCGGCGAGCCCATCAGGAGCCGCGCCAGCGCGAGCGGCAGCAGCGCGCTCCACGGCGCGAAGCTGTGGAAGAGCCGCTCGATGCCGACCTCCCAGGTGGGCGGGTCGCCGCCGCGCGGCACGCCGCCGGTCCAGAGCCCGAAGTCCGCGTAGTCGGCCCAGATCGCCCGGCCCGTGCCGACCAGCACGATCACCGCGGCGGCGAGCACGCCGAGCGCGACGTACCCGCGGGTGGCCTGCGCGAAGGGGGGCTTCGCCTCGCCGCGCGCCGCGATGGCGACGCCGGCCGCGAGGAGCGGGGGCGCGACGCCGAGGAGCACGCCGCTCGTCATCGCGGCGAGGACCACGCTGACGGCGAGCCCGGCCAGCCAGAGCCCGAGCGCGAGGCGCCGACGCTTCTCGTCCGCCGCAGGCTGCGCGGGGAGGAAGACCGCGCTCATCGCGCAGAGGAAGACGGCGGCGGAGGTCAGGAAGCCGGGCGCGGCGCCGAGCATCTGGCGCGCATTGAAGAGGAACAGCGGGCTCGACCCGGCCACCAGCGCGGCCCAGGTCCCGGCGCGGCGGCCGGCGAAGCGCGCCACGAGCCAGAAGCAGAGGGCCACCGCGCCGAGGCCGCTCATCGCCATCGGCAGGCGCCCCGACCACTCGTGGATGCCGAAGAGCGTGAAGCCCTGCGCGATCAGCCACACGGTGAGCGGCGGGCGATCGATCGCCCCCGCCTCACCCGCCGCGAGCTGGCGGGCCAGATCCGCGACGGACAGCTCCCACGGATCCCAGATCCCGAACGCGTTCAGACGAGCGAACGCGAGGACCGCGACGATCCCGAGCGCAGCGGCGGCGGCGATGCGCCCCTGTCGACGGCTCCACTCCATGAAAAAGCAATCGCGGGCGCTGGGCCCGCGGCGACGGGAGACTAGCAGACCGCGCGGTCACGGCTACCCATCAGTCGGTCGCGGCAGACCATCGCTGCCGCCCGGCGCGCTGGTGGACCGTCGCTCAGGTGTGGCTGGGGGGCCACCATGCAAAGCGGGCTCTCACATCCCCAGCCCGGCAGGGCAGCTCGCCTTGCGGCGCTTCCCCCGCCACCCACGCCAGCCGACGAGCACCAGCAGCGCGAGCCAGGGTGAGGGCCGCAGCCCTCGTGGGGCCGCGCGGCAGCTGCACCCCGCGTTGTCGGGCACGACCTCGCCCGCGTCGGTCGGGGGCCCGGCGTCGAGCGCCGGCGCCGCGGCGTCAGACCCGGCGTCGAGCGCGGCGCCGGCGTCGGACGAGACCGATCCATCCGCGGCGAGGCCTGCGTCCGACGCCGTGCCTGCGTCCGACGCCGGGCCCGCGTCGACGAGTCCCCCGTCCGGAGCTCCCGCGTCCATGCACATCGGGAGGTCCTCGGGACAGGCGACGCCGGCTCCGTCACACACCTCGGCGACATCGCAGGGCGCGCCGGTCGCGGCGCGGCAAACGGTGCCCCCCGAGGCGAGGGCGTCGGGGGGACAGCCGGCGCTCACGCCGTCGCAGGTCTCCTGCGGATCGCACGCGCCGGTCCCGGACCGACACAGGACCCCTGCGGGCAGCAAGGCATCCGCCGGGCACTCGAACGCGGTGCCGTCGCAGCGCTCGGCCTCGTCGCAGTCCCCGTCCGCGGCGCGGCACACCGTGCCGGCGGCCAGCGCGCGGTCCCTCGGACACACCTCCTGCAGGTCGGAGCAGGTCTCTTCCGCGTCGCAGACCCCCGCGGCGGCGCGACAGACGAGCGTTCGCGCGATCGCTCCACGATAGGGGTTGCAGTGCCCGTCGATGCTCCGTGTCTCCGAAGACACGCAAGACGCGCAGACGTCGCCGCATGGCCGGTCGCAGCACACCCCGTCGACGCAATGCCCGGTGATGCACGTGCTGCCGTCGATGCACGTCTCGCCGACTCGCGGGTACACCACCGCCCGACCGGTGCCCATCACGGGGGCGCCCAGCACGATCCGGGTGGCGTCGCCGGCCATGTCGGCGGAGCGCCCGTACTCCTGCGAGAAGCCCGTGCCGCCTCTCGTCTCCCCGTCCGGGGCCCAGACGCCCGCGCTCCGCACGAACGCGAAGGCGCGCCCGTTGATGCTCGTGGCGGTCGGGGCGCCCACCACGACGTGACTGCCCGTGGCGTCGATGGCGACCGCGTCGCCGAACTCCCCGCCCGTGTGGCTGAGGGTCTCCTCGCGGGTCCACGTCGTCCCGGCCCGCACGAACACGAGCGCCTCGTTCGAGCCTGGGGCGCCTGCGATCAGACGCGTGGCCGAGTCGTCGATCGCGACGCTGGCTCCGAGGTCGGTGCGGAACGGCGCGGGACGGAGCTCCTGCTCCAGGCCCCAGGCGGAGCCGTCCCAGGCGAACACGTAGACCGCGCGGCGCAGCGGCGCGCCGAGCGCGGCGCGGCTTCCGTCGGGCGCCAGGGCGACCGCTTCTCCCAGCCTCGCGGTCGACGGCGCGGACACCGTGAGGGTCGCCGAGCGTGACCACGAGGCGCCCATCCGATCGAAGACGAAGACCTCTTCGCTCCATGGGGATCCGATCAGCAGCCGGCTTCCCGCCCCGTCCATCGCCACCGAAGCGCCGAAGCGGCCTCGGATCCCGGCGACCGGAGGCGCCAAGATCGTCTCCACCGACCACGTCGCGCCCGAGCGCGCGAAGACGTACACGACCCCGTCGCCGCCGATCGCCCCCGCTGCGACGCGTGTGCCGCTCGCGTCGATCGCCACCGACGTCCCGAGGAGGGCGTGACCCGCGCCGGTCACGCCCAGCCTCTGCTCCAAGCTCCACGAGCGCCCGGAGCGGACCCACACGCTCAGCTCGCCGCGCGCGAGCCCGAAGCTGGGCGCGTCGGCGCGCGGTTCGCCGACGACGACGCGGGTCCCGGACGCGTCCATCGACACGCTCTCGCCGGCGCTGCCATCGGTGGAGCCGCCGCGCAGGGTCGCCTCCTCCTCGCCCACGAAGTGCGCGCTCGCCACCCCCGCCGACATCGTGAGTGACAGGATGGCGAAGGCCGACAGTCGCAACATGAGTCGATGGTACGCGATCCAGCGACCGGCACGGACGTCTCTCGGCGAGCGGTGCGACGCGCCCGACGGGACCGTCAGTCGGTCGCGCCCGACTCGGGCTCCGGCTCGTCGTCGTCTCCCTCGGGGGCCGGGGCGACGGGGATCTGGGTGAGCTCGCGCTGGAGCTCGCGGACCTGACGTCGATAGCGGCCGAGGTAGGCCGAGGACATCATGCGGCCGGGGCCGTTGAGCTCCGCCTGCGGATCGATGAAGCGGCCGTGTCGCTTGAGCCCGAAGTGCAGGTGCGGGCCCGTGGAGCGGCCGGTCGAGCCGACGTAGCCGATCACCTGCCGCTGGGTGACGGTGTCGCCCTGTGAGAGCCCCGAGGCGAAGCGGCTGAGGTGGGCGTAGTGGGTCTCGTAGCCGTTGGCGTGACGGATCGAGACGAGGTTCCCGTTGGCGCCGCGCGGACCGATCACGGTGATGGTGCCGTCGGCCGCGGCCCAGACCGGGGTGCCCGTGCTGGCCGCGTAGTCGACCCCGTTGTGGGGGTGGATGCGGCGGAGGATCGGGTGCATCCGGCGCGGATCGAAGGGCGAGCTGATGTGGTCGTAGCGGAGCGGCGTGCGCAGCCATCCGCCGTGCACCGCGCGCCCGGTCTCGTCGTAGAAGTCGCCCGAGCCCTCGCGCGGCTCGTAGAAGAAGGCCTGGTGGTGCCCGAGCCGCTGCCCGTTCACCTCGAGCGCGTGCACGGTGCCGTAGCGGAGCAGCTCTCCGCCGACCCGCTCCTCGTCGACGATGATCCGGAAGGTGTCGCCCGCGCGGGTGTGGGTGTTGAAGTTCACCTCGCGCGCGAAGGTCTCCACGAACACGCCGACGAGGGTGCGGCCGAGGCCGACGCGCTCGAGGGCGCTGCCGAGCGAGGAGCGGATGGTGCCGCCGCGGCGGATGCGCACGCGCTCGATCGGGATGGGCACCTGCCGACCGACCAGCGTGCCCTCGTCGTCGCGGGTCGCCTCGTAGATCTGCGTGATGCTCGCGTTGTAGGTGAAGCGGCGGAGGGTGCCGTCCTCGTTCCGCACGAAGATCATCTCGTGCCCCGGGCGGCAGCGGCGGAAGTCCATGACGCCGTCGAGCGCGGCGATCAGGGCGTCCGCCTCCTCTCCGGTGCAGCCCGCGTCCACCAGGGCCGGTCGGAAGCCGCGCGCGTCTCCGAAGGGGCGCACGGTGCGCGTGGCGCCGTCCTCGAGCTCTTCGGTCGGGGCGGGCGTCGCGGCCGCCTCGGCCTCGGGCTCGGTCGGCGCCTCGGGCTCGGTGGCTCCGCCCGGGGCGACGGCCTCCGCGGTCTCCGCCCACGAGCCGGGCTCCGGCGCCGCGGCGGCTCCCTCGAGCGAGGCCTCGTCCGCGGAGTCGCCCGCGCCGTCACCCGAGAGGCCCGGGTAGACGAACAGCGCGACGAGCCCCAGGACGAGCAACAGCCCTCCGGCTCCCAGGGCGACGGCTCGCTTCAAGCGCGTCGAGCGGACGTCGTCGCGCAGGAGCGGGATGTCGACCGAGGGGAGCGGACGGTGCTGTACCTCGTCCCGGACCTCCGGCATGCCGCGGAGGGTGACAGCGGGGCGGGGAGGGCGCAACGGACGGCGTGAGCCCGGCCAGACGCCCCCGAGCAGTGGCCCGTCGGCTCAGGCGTCGAAGAGCCCGATCGACCAGCGGAGCGTGTCGCGATCGATGTTGTGCCCGCTGTGCACGAGGACGACCTTCTTCCGCGCGAGCTCGTGCCGGAGCTTGTACGCGGCGGCGTAGGTCGCGGCCGCGGCGCCCTCGGCCACGTTGTGGGTCGTCTCGA includes:
- a CDS encoding glycosyltransferase family 39 protein, with amino-acid sequence MEWSRRQGRIAAAAALGIVAVLAFARLNAFGIWDPWELSVADLARQLAAGEAGAIDRPPLTVWLIAQGFTLFGIHEWSGRLPMAMSGLGAVALCFWLVARFAGRRAGTWAALVAGSSPLFLFNARQMLGAAPGFLTSAAVFLCAMSAVFLPAQPAADEKRRRLALGLWLAGLAVSVVLAAMTSGVLLGVAPPLLAAGVAIAARGEAKPPFAQATRGYVALGVLAAAVIVLVGTGRAIWADYADFGLWTGGVPRGGDPPTWEVGIERLFHSFAPWSALLPLALARLLMGSPSGTPASALEPRLLAPYRDAPDAPRVAHPEENALRLGLVAWVAFGFLAQALFAARFGPATFLPLVGAAGAVALVLHDVERTRRGWWGTAVVTFLFVGLIVRDFRAYPVGPIEGLPVEGIEVPEVFNPKYVWAAFLLAFGGLLGLGLAADPSSPHRAFRDDARTVWRLFVPAALLEAQWKRGIGYRIWLVLIGLLTLSIFGFGAAAWVAPEPIARALQMTTLAIRVGRAFVFIVPGVCLAVGGMRFLLFLFAKLGSYRLVPGILAGVVVGGYAALVFQPQLSSHFSPREVYDTYNRLASEGEPLGEFRVGGRAAAYYASGEIVELDSQAELIQFLQRDERVWVAFRADDLASIDRDYRRRSERHVFVADARSARMILATNQPVEGVENQNYLADAVRDEPPDIQHPISVSFDDRIELLGYDLELPHETYVGPGESFSIIWYFRVLAPVPGSYQPFVHIDGPGMRINGDHVPVDGRYPVRLWEPGDIVVDRQELAVPANYRRGNLTIYLGFYAGESRLEVKRGPADEENRARAGVLPVR
- a CDS encoding TIGR02266 family protein, which gives rise to MVDEGTDGGANRRSYERFDTRLSVDWASEDHFLFSYITNISEMGIFIRTDEPAEVGTTLQLRFGLGDADALELDGEVVWINPVKQGGDNLNPGMGVRFTTLSADQRERVVTMVKTIAYLQDDDSGS
- a CDS encoding PilZ domain-containing protein, coding for MLQPATVLPGSRRSLRRAVRLDAELASTSWERVRPHRVLDLSPEGMCVAAGTRLPLGEDLVVSFTPPGWWLHGELSLFAKVVRSVPRLSGEPASMGLSFLDMPHGAQDELARCLRGRPPPLPKRRHPTRRELVWVDLLVTYEEDLGDRVNTVEWSEMVAAEEIEAALDPSPIGGLLTGGRRPYRWKHAA
- a CDS encoding M23 family metallopeptidase; this encodes MPEVRDEVQHRPLPSVDIPLLRDDVRSTRLKRAVALGAGGLLLVLGLVALFVYPGLSGDGAGDSADEASLEGAAAAPEPGSWAETAEAVAPGGATEPEAPTEPEAEAAATPAPTEELEDGATRTVRPFGDARGFRPALVDAGCTGEEADALIAALDGVMDFRRCRPGHEMIFVRNEDGTLRRFTYNASITQIYEATRDDEGTLVGRQVPIPIERVRIRRGGTIRSSLGSALERVGLGRTLVGVFVETFAREVNFNTHTRAGDTFRIIVDEERVGGELLRYGTVHALEVNGQRLGHHQAFFYEPREGSGDFYDETGRAVHGGWLRTPLRYDHISSPFDPRRMHPILRRIHPHNGVDYAASTGTPVWAAADGTITVIGPRGANGNLVSIRHANGYETHYAHLSRFASGLSQGDTVTQRQVIGYVGSTGRSTGPHLHFGLKRHGRFIDPQAELNGPGRMMSSAYLGRYRRQVRELQRELTQIPVAPAPEGDDDEPEPESGATD